The Candidatus Uhrbacteria bacterium genome has a segment encoding these proteins:
- a CDS encoding FAD-dependent oxidoreductase codes for MSEKKRIAVIGAGIAGLACAYTLKQNGYEVTVYEKNAYVGGRMSSRTKDGFVFDLGADHLCDLYDRIKYYCKEFGIEWEKMRFLKYAIFQKGELVPFADAVGMLSKLRFTWQFFLAKNIGNFLDLDELAGQDTDNAYDYMRRWAGKDVADYYVDAFTSTYQFHRAEEISVAALKGIMKSIETEPGRWHLHRTKGGMQALPNAFAERLNIHLNSPVKEIVGGENVNLVDSKGTTQTFDAVVLASQATVSSKIYINPTEQQSDVLTNTQYASSISIAFRVDRNLLPDTAVVWVPFVESSKISGYVNEAMKGEELVIGEKTLICAWLHEDFAKTLIGNTDEEIFSAVKPELIKVCPWFDSIDQLQNHDLERWVEAMPKFSHGHLQRVSNFMHDGQGANNVFFSGDYLNGPWTEGALRNGERVAEQVIKALG; via the coding sequence ATGTCTGAGAAAAAACGCATTGCCGTCATCGGCGCCGGAATCGCCGGACTCGCCTGCGCCTATACGTTAAAACAAAACGGTTATGAGGTGACGGTCTATGAAAAAAACGCCTACGTCGGCGGGCGCATGAGCTCGCGCACCAAAGACGGATTCGTCTTTGACCTCGGCGCCGACCATTTGTGCGACCTCTACGATCGAATTAAATATTACTGTAAGGAATTTGGCATCGAATGGGAAAAGATGCGCTTTCTCAAATACGCCATTTTCCAAAAGGGAGAACTCGTTCCGTTTGCGGACGCCGTTGGCATGCTCTCCAAGCTGCGTTTCACGTGGCAATTTTTCCTTGCAAAAAATATTGGCAATTTCTTGGATCTCGACGAACTCGCTGGACAAGACACCGACAACGCTTACGACTACATGCGCCGCTGGGCCGGAAAAGACGTCGCAGATTATTACGTCGACGCATTTACCTCAACGTATCAATTCCACCGCGCGGAAGAAATCAGCGTCGCCGCATTGAAAGGCATCATGAAATCCATTGAGACAGAACCGGGTCGATGGCATCTTCACCGCACCAAAGGAGGCATGCAGGCGTTGCCAAATGCATTTGCTGAACGCCTCAACATACATCTCAACTCCCCCGTCAAAGAAATTGTCGGCGGCGAGAACGTGAACCTGGTCGACTCAAAAGGCACGACACAAACATTCGACGCGGTTGTCCTCGCCTCTCAAGCCACGGTTAGCAGCAAGATCTATATAAACCCGACGGAACAACAATCCGATGTACTGACGAATACCCAATACGCCTCGTCGATCAGCATCGCCTTCCGCGTCGATCGCAACCTTCTCCCCGACACCGCCGTCGTCTGGGTCCCGTTTGTGGAAAGCTCAAAAATTTCCGGATATGTTAACGAGGCGATGAAAGGTGAAGAGCTGGTCATTGGCGAAAAAACATTGATCTGCGCATGGCTGCATGAAGATTTTGCAAAAACACTGATCGGAAACACAGACGAAGAAATTTTCTCAGCCGTAAAACCCGAACTGATCAAGGTATGCCCATGGTTCGATTCGATCGATCAACTACAAAACCATGATTTGGAACGCTGGGTAGAAGCGATGCCCAAATTCTCCCACGGCCATCTGCAGCGCGTCAGCAACTTCATGCATGACGGTCAAGGCGCAAACAACGTCTTCTTCTCCGGCGACTATCTGAACGGCCCGTGGACGGAAGGCGCGCTCCGTAATGGAGAACGCGTCGCGGAGCAAGTGATTAAAGCGCTCGGATAA
- a CDS encoding bifunctional (p)ppGpp synthetase/guanosine-3',5'-bis(diphosphate) 3'-pyrophosphohydrolase — MNRDQFFHMLPPRTAQELELIQFAYWLCKTAHRDQFRDDGQRVFEHPRRAAISLIKNGYHDTQTIILILLHDIFEDTTTPDKVVLNLFGASTCDDMMTISKKIPKFDPVTGELVDRVAKSTEEYFAKLAAADFKVRVSKCADREDNLSDMNGFEIPRKRNYIIETREYIIPIARNTCPVYARRLETLCDQAEEALRTHEPHS, encoded by the coding sequence ATGAACCGCGACCAGTTCTTTCACATGCTGCCTCCGCGTACAGCGCAGGAGCTCGAGCTTATCCAGTTCGCCTACTGGCTGTGCAAAACCGCGCACCGCGACCAGTTCCGCGACGACGGCCAGCGCGTCTTTGAGCATCCGCGGCGAGCGGCGATCAGCCTCATCAAGAACGGCTATCACGATACGCAAACGATCATCCTGATCCTGCTCCACGACATCTTTGAGGATACAACGACTCCCGACAAAGTCGTCCTCAACCTCTTTGGAGCAAGCACCTGCGATGACATGATGACGATCTCCAAGAAGATCCCCAAGTTTGACCCTGTCACCGGCGAGCTTGTCGACCGCGTCGCCAAGTCGACGGAGGAATACTTTGCCAAACTCGCTGCCGCCGACTTCAAAGTCCGCGTAAGCAAGTGCGCGGATCGCGAGGACAACCTCTCGGACATGAACGGATTCGAGATCCCGCGCAAGCGCAATTACATCATCGAGACACGGGAATACATCATCCCGATCGCCCGCAACACCTGCCCCGTGTACGCACGAAGACTGGAAACCCTATGCGACCAAGCCGAGGAAGCGCTCCGCACCCACGAGCCCCATTCCTAA
- a CDS encoding NAD(P)H-dependent oxidoreductase — MKIYILLAHPDKDTFNGQIAEAYHDAAIAKGDEVRIQRIGDMKFDPVLWKGYKTIQELEPDLKKAQEYILWCEKWVIIYPMWWGSIPAILKGFLDRALHPGFAFKYHENDPFWDKLLSGKKAEIIRTSDAPQSWIWWKYKNSDINMMKHAVLEFCGLETVKVTKISRVRFLNETQKEKWIKKIRLSV, encoded by the coding sequence ATGAAAATATATATTTTACTTGCACATCCTGATAAAGATACATTCAATGGTCAGATCGCTGAGGCGTACCATGATGCCGCCATCGCAAAGGGCGATGAAGTACGCATCCAGCGTATAGGCGATATGAAGTTTGATCCCGTTCTCTGGAAGGGTTACAAAACGATTCAGGAACTGGAACCCGACCTAAAAAAGGCTCAAGAGTATATTTTGTGGTGTGAAAAATGGGTTATTATTTACCCAATGTGGTGGGGATCGATTCCAGCGATACTAAAGGGATTCTTGGATCGCGCCCTGCATCCTGGTTTTGCATTTAAATACCATGAAAACGACCCGTTTTGGGACAAGCTCTTGAGCGGCAAAAAAGCAGAGATCATTCGAACATCCGATGCTCCGCAATCATGGATTTGGTGGAAATACAAAAATAGCGACATCAATATGATGAAGCACGCTGTCCTGGAATTTTGCGGACTAGAAACAGTGAAAGTGACAAAAATTTCAAGGGTTCGTTTTTTAAACGAAACACAAAAAGAGAAATGGATAAAAAAAATTCGCTTGTCTGTATAA
- a CDS encoding DUF2132 domain-containing protein → MIEHPKDPLYGKTLQAILEKLLEKHGWEGLAQKININCFKKDPSIKSSLVFLRKTPWAREKVEELYIRTMHNPKSREIEDSPINLGQ, encoded by the coding sequence ATGATCGAACATCCAAAAGACCCGCTGTACGGAAAAACACTTCAAGCGATTCTTGAAAAGTTATTGGAAAAGCACGGTTGGGAAGGGCTCGCACAAAAAATCAATATAAACTGCTTTAAAAAAGATCCAAGCATCAAATCGAGCCTTGTATTTCTAAGGAAGACCCCTTGGGCACGCGAGAAGGTCGAGGAACTCTATATACGTACGATGCACAATCCAAAATCTCGGGAAATAGAAGATTCGCCTATCAACTTGGGGCAATAA
- a CDS encoding leucine-rich repeat domain-containing protein yields the protein MKIYLAALLVVATLGAGCSTAPAVPTRPLQAPPVAQEPSGTTTLDLSGKGLTSIPADVFTRTDLERLDVSENRLTGAPQSQIGQLENLKFLDLSNNSLTGLPAELGRLSKLETLDASNNKLTGLPMELGNLKQLRVLDVSGNNYSKQDLDQIAAKLPNTEIRR from the coding sequence ATGAAAATATATCTCGCAGCATTGCTTGTCGTTGCGACTCTCGGTGCAGGCTGTTCTACAGCGCCGGCTGTTCCTACAAGGCCTTTGCAAGCTCCGCCTGTGGCACAGGAGCCATCGGGCACGACGACGCTTGATCTGAGCGGAAAGGGTCTGACGTCGATCCCTGCGGACGTCTTTACGAGAACGGATCTTGAGCGGCTTGATGTTTCCGAAAATCGTTTGACGGGTGCTCCGCAGTCGCAGATTGGACAGCTTGAAAATTTGAAGTTTCTTGATTTGAGCAACAATTCGTTAACAGGTTTACCCGCCGAGCTCGGACGGTTAAGCAAGCTGGAGACGCTCGACGCATCAAATAACAAATTGACCGGTCTTCCGATGGAGCTTGGTAATCTCAAGCAGCTGCGTGTTCTTGATGTTTCCGGCAACAACTACTCAAAACAGGATCTTGATCAGATCGCGGCGAAATTACCGAATACGGAAATTCGCAGGTAG
- the msrA gene encoding peptide-methionine (S)-S-oxide reductase MsrA yields the protein MNESTKVAVLAGGCFWGMEDLFRKQKGVIDTETGYTGGSNEHPTYQSHPGHAEALKITYDPKLTSYPELLDFFFRIHDPTTMNRQGNDVGSAYRSAIFYGSEEEKKDAERLIDLVNKSKNWPDPVVTTLEPLGKFTPAEPEHQDYLQQNPGGYTCHFVRSVQSYLS from the coding sequence ATGAATGAATCAACAAAGGTCGCTGTGTTGGCCGGCGGATGCTTCTGGGGGATGGAGGATTTGTTTCGGAAGCAAAAAGGTGTGATTGATACCGAGACGGGGTATACGGGAGGTTCAAATGAGCATCCGACGTATCAGAGTCATCCGGGTCATGCCGAGGCTTTAAAGATTACGTACGATCCCAAGCTTACGAGCTACCCTGAATTGTTGGATTTCTTTTTCCGTATCCATGATCCGACGACGATGAATCGACAGGGGAATGATGTTGGAAGCGCGTATCGATCGGCGATTTTCTATGGGTCGGAAGAGGAGAAGAAAGATGCGGAGCGTTTGATCGATCTTGTGAACAAGTCTAAAAATTGGCCTGATCCGGTCGTGACGACGCTAGAGCCGCTTGGGAAATTTACACCGGCGGAACCGGAGCATCAGGATTATCTTCAGCAGAATCCCGGAGGCTATACGTGTCATTTTGTGAGAAGCGTACAAAGCTATCTTTCTTGA